A single window of Watersipora subatra chromosome 9, tzWatSuba1.1, whole genome shotgun sequence DNA harbors:
- the LOC137404616 gene encoding death domain-associated protein 6-like, giving the protein MSDRKRAPFSISTAKRPSKRIRSNSYDRSSGGLSKYEGLSPSELIMKDLISACRSTLPPHHEGNKILDTVEKLYSKASKDFVNSDDFMNRVKETAMQVRHHPATMFVITKDLFNDIKAYKTKEKSEKEVSSKEPENKAEALQKDSAASAVTAEQESADSESAASSSSRQRPSTGQISRLESILAAHHKAIEAYERKELSLDDLDKQDNDYLITERLKKRAAKIYLRLCELKGRSTDMGGTREKKFKYSGSRYNEVNIHIQRFINKHSLEERMPDYSDVRRIVKKCNEKFKYRLNARRVDDLSKEVFTEVGGILSNLRKKDFMNDFGPSEASRMLHRQTDDPAFFDSRLQATLKKNKDLAESNLKREFQKWADLDEESQNKEKKEDEEVLESPKKNGDKSETADALNGEDTEGDDESESSSSSSSSDEEDLIGNLEVPEKKSDESASATTDKIEEGSNNDAESRPSSSASSTSAEDEGGTDIADLSMNSDSKSEASIDMHADEADTDKPEVIQLNSDSD; this is encoded by the exons ATGTCTGATCGAAAGCGTGCTCCGTTTTCTATTTCAACTGCAAAGAGACCTTCAAAACGTATTCGAAGCAATTCTTATGACAGATCGAGTGGAGGTTTATCAAAG TATGAAGGGTTGTCTCCTTCAGAGTTGATCATGAAAGACCTGATTTCCGCCTGTCGATCCACCCTGCCGCCTCATCATGAGG GTAATAAGATATTGGATACAGTGGAAAAGCTCTACAGTAAGGCTAGCAAAGACTTTGTCAACTCAGACGACTTTATGAACCGTGTTAAAGAAACCGCCATGCAAGTGCGACACCATCCGGCCACCATGTTCGTTATCACTAAAGACTTGTTTAACGATATAAAAGCATACAAGACTAAAGAAAAATCTGAAAAAGAAGTTTCTAGCAAAGAGCCTGAGAACAAAGCTGAGGCGTTACAAAAAGACAGCGCTGCTTCTGCTGTTACTGCTGAGCAGGAGTCAGCAGACTCCGAGTCAGCCGCGTCTAGCAGCAGCCGACAGCGACCTTCCACTGGGCAAATATCGAGACTTGAGTCGATATTGGCAGCACATCACAAGGCGATAGAGGCCTATGAGCGTAAAGAGCTTTCGTTGGATGACCTTGACAAGCAAGACAATGATTATCTTATTACAGAACGTCTAAAAAAGAGGGCGGCTAAGATCTATCTGCGCTTGTGTGAACTCAAAGGCAGGTCAACTGACATGGGTGGGACTAGggaaaaaaagtttaaatattcAGGTAGCAGGTACAATGAGGTGAATATCCACATTCAGAGATTCATAAACAAACACAGTCTCGAGGAGCGTATGCCTGATTATTCTGATGTTAGAAGAATTGTAAAGAAGTGTAATGAAAAGTTTAAATATCGCCTCAACGCCCGTAGAGTGGACGATCTATCCAAAGAG GTGTTCACTGAGGTGGGTGGTATTTTGTCAAATCTTCGAAAAAAAGACTTTATGAATGATTTTGGACCTTCCGAGGCAAGCAGAATGCTACATCGTCAAACGGATGACCCAGCATTCTTTGACTCAAGGCTACAAGCAACACTTAAGAAGAACAAGGACTTGGCAGAAAGTAACCTCAAGCGGGAGTTTCAGAAG TGGGCAGATTTGGATGAAGAGTCACAGAACAAAGAAAAAAAGGAAGACGAGGAGGTCCTGGAGAGCCCAAAGAAAAATGGTGATAAGTCTGAAACAGCTGATGCCCTCAATGGTGAAGACACAGAGGGAGATGATGAGTCGGAAAGCAG CAGTTCTAGTAGTTCGTCGGATGAAGAAGATCTCATTGGCAATTTAGAAGTTCCAGAAAAGAAGTCGGATGAATCCGCTAGTGCTACGACGGATAAAATTG AGGAAGGGAGCAATAATGATGCGGAGTCAAGGCCCTCCTCCTCTGCAAGCTCTACTTCAGCTGAAGATGAAG GCGGTACCGACATTGCTGACCTCAGTATGAACAGTGATAGCAAATCAGAGGCGTCCATTGATATGCATGCTGATGAAGCGGACACTGATAAGCCAGAAGTGATTCAACTGAATTCTGATAGTGACTGA
- the LOC137405175 gene encoding dnaJ homolog subfamily C member 16-like: MKSGSSILFVTIYLINFVWATEPKFDPYSVLNVKRSSSADEIRKQYKKLAREWHPDKNKDPDAGDKFTQINKAYEILGDEKRKDQYDRFGKIDDNQQSGGSQSGQFFRTPFGDFQFPGEGFRWDSDENVITDRLLQNHILPESYEKPYFFFATTDFCFNCMRVQPIWKQFTRDLETLDIGFGVVDADYQMSVAKRLRIPRVPCIGAIVNGRSVIFDSGQYSINVLRQFMRKLLPDDLLQQIDANSVDSFLSGWKDNKVRVIFFGAHALATMRLLVPLYQVRNHISATYVDTRAADSAQLLDRFDVETSAETLLIFKEDVEHPVHVESQKKFSTVDLLATFKANKYLSLPRISSPAIYNDLCPANGASQYKQYCVMLTFDSSLADLAQVRLFREFARKATGSGNIKFAHVYTDKQKMLTEVWGRPPGDFQVVVIVRKKDYRVDLSWVEWCGEGCEGPLESVMTRLSTGSYKFTDQSVRRYDIRDEMAASLIVRIVRRIRDWWDHFTYTYFDGDHSLTIISILSTTVCVVIITFAVGMVFSSAPTSTPASFSTAPTKKSPQSGYAKSPGKFTVYDMRSHNYDKLITDSPPGYRLILLFVDEGNKKQYIKRFADLMMPFNRAPYFIFGFIYIDKYLSWYQRLLAQTVGFKEELRNISAQNCIGTVLAINGHRKYYSIYHPKTLNVSARQRQDGYAFVGLEDSSDSEQEGMNGNGHTLNGQTKPMDGDSLIAAGRLLDGLSHWVDRLFDGTLPKCKIQSWPVFPVDQISERKLNENKKEQ; the protein is encoded by the exons atgaagAGCGGATCATCGATTTTATTTGTAACGATCTATCTTATCAATTTTGTTTGGGCAACTGAGCCTAAGTTTGATCCTTATAGCGTACTGAACGTAAAAAGAAGTTCAAGTGCAGATGAGATtagaaaacaatataaaaagctTGCTAGAGAATG GCATCCGGACAAGAACAAAGATCCCGATGCAGGCGACAAGTTTACGCAAATAAATAAAGCCTATGAG ATACTAGGAGATGAAAAGAGAAAGGATCAGTATGACAGGTTTGGTAAAATTGATGACAATCAACAATCTGGAGGGAGTCAAAGTGGCCAGTTCTTTAGAACTCCATTTGGGGACTTTCAATTTCCTGGCGAGGGCTTCAGATGGGATAGTGATGAGAATGTCATCACTGACAG GTTGTTACAAAACCACATTCTACCAGAAAGTTATGAAAAACCCTATTTCTTTTTTGCTACTACTGATTTCTGCTTCAACTGCATGAGAGTTCAGCCTATTTGGAAACAGTTCACTCGTGATCTTGAAACCCTTG ACATCGGTTTTGGAGTCGTTGATGCCGATTATCAGATGAGTGTCGCCAAGCGTTTGCGGATTCCCAGAGTTCCTTGCATCGGGGCGATAGTCAATGGACGCTCAGTAATATTTGACTCAGGGCAATACAGTATTAACGTACTGCGACAATTCATGAGGAAACTACTCCCTGACGACCTTTTACAGCAG ATTGATGCAAATTCGGTAGACTCTTTCCTTAGTGGATGGAAGGATAACAAAGTGAGGGTGATCTTTTTTGGAGCTCATGCTCTTGCCACTATGCGCCTTCTTGTGCCCCTGTATCAAGTGAGAAATCACATCTCGGCAACCTACGTTGATACTAGAGCAGCTGACAGCGCTCAGCTTTTAGACAG GTTTGATGTGGAGACAAGTGCAGAAACACTGCTGATATTTAAGGAGGATGTTGAGCACCCTGTGCATGTAGAGAGT CAAAAAAAGTTCAGCACGGTTGATCTTCTTGCTACCTTTAAGGCTAATAAATATTTGTCCTTACCAAGGATAAGTTCTCCCGCAATATACAATGATCTCTGTCCCGCTAACGGCGCTAGTCAATATAAACA ATATTGCGTTATGCTAACATTTGATTCAAGCTTGGCTGATCTTGCGCAAGTACGCCTCTTTAGAGAATTTGCAAGAAAAGCTACAGGGTCTGGAAATATAAAGTTTGCGCATGTCTATACAGACAAACAGAAAATGTTGACTGAAGTTTGGGGTCGGCCTCCAGGAGACTTTCAG GTGGTCGTCATCGTGAGGAAGAAAGATTATAGGGTGGATCTGAGCTGGGTGGAGTGGTGTGGAGAGGGCTGTGAGGGTCCCTTGGAGTCGGTGATGACTAGACTTAGTACTGGAAGCTATAAATTCACTGATCAAAGTGTAAGGAGATACGATATCAG GGATGAGATGGCTGCCAGCCTGATAGTAAGGATAGTCAGGCGGATTCGAGATTGGTGGGACCACTTTACTTATACCTATTTTGATGG AGACCACAGTTTGACAATTATATCTATATTGTCCACAACAGTTTGTGTGGTTATTATCACCTTTGCGGTAGGCATGGTGTTCAGCTCTGCACCAACTTCTACACCAGCCTCATTTTCCACAGCCCCCACAAAAAAGTCTCCACAATCTGG GTATGCCAAGAGTCCAGGCAAGTTTACTGTATATGACATGCGCAGCCACAACTATGATAAACTCATCACAGACTCGCCCCCTGGATACCGCCTCATTCTGCTCTTTGTTGATGAAGGGAACAAAAAACAGTATATAAAACGTTTTGCAGACCTCATGATGCCTTTTAACAG AGCTCCATACTTCATATTTGGGTTCATATACATCGACAAGTATCTGAGCTGGTATCAGCGGCTTCTCGCTCAAACTGTTGGGTTTAAAGAGGAATTACGCAACATATCAGCTCAAAACTGTATAG GTACTGTGTTAGCAATAAATGGTCACAGGAAGTACTACAGCATCTACCACCCAAAGACATTAAATGTTAGCGCCAGGCAACGGCAAGATGGCTATGCATTTGTTGGTTTGGAAGACAGCTCAGATTCTGAACAAGAAG GCATGAATGGCAATGGACACACTCTAAATGGTCAAACTAAGCCTATGGATGGAGACTCCCTAATCGCTGCGGGCAGACTTCTGGATGGTCTAAGCCATTGGGTGGACAGGCTATTCGATGGCACACTTCCTAAATGCAAAATTCAATCTTGGCCTGTTTTCCCTGTTGACCAAATTAGTGAAAggaaattaaatgaaaataaaaaggaACAATAA